In uncultured Bacteroides sp., one genomic interval encodes:
- the argH gene encoding argininosuccinate lyase: MAQKLWEKSVQVNKDIEKFTVGRDREMDIFLAKHDVIGSMAHITMLQTIDLLTSEELHLLLEELKNIYATAENGTFVIEEGVEDVHSQVELMLTRKLGDVGKKIHSGRSRNDQVLLDLKLFTRTQLQEIADMVEQLFHVLISQSEKYKKVLMPGYTHLQIAMPSSFGLWFGAYAESLVDDMMFLQAAFKMCNRNPLGSAAGYGSSFPLNRTLTTNLLGFDSMNYNVVYAQMGRGKMERNVAFALASIAGTISKLAFDACMFNSQNFNFVKLPDECTTGSSIMPHKKNPDVFELTRAKCNKIQSLPQQIMMIANNLPSGYFRDLQIIKEVFIPAFQELKDCLHMTTYIMNEIKVNEHILDDDKYLLIFSVEEVNRLAAEGMPFRDAYKKVGLDIEAGKFTHGKTVDHTHEGSIGNLCNEKISLLMQNIVDGFNFDKMIQAEKDLLGR; the protein is encoded by the coding sequence ATGGCGCAGAAACTTTGGGAGAAGAGTGTACAAGTAAATAAGGATATTGAGAAATTTACAGTCGGTCGTGACCGGGAGATGGATATCTTTCTGGCTAAACATGACGTTATTGGCTCAATGGCACACATTACTATGCTTCAAACCATTGATCTGCTCACATCTGAGGAGCTTCATCTTCTTCTTGAGGAATTGAAGAACATCTATGCTACTGCCGAAAATGGAACATTTGTTATCGAAGAAGGCGTAGAAGATGTTCATTCCCAAGTAGAATTGATGCTTACTCGTAAATTAGGTGATGTAGGAAAAAAAATTCATAGTGGCCGTTCAAGAAACGATCAGGTTCTTTTGGATTTAAAGTTGTTTACCCGTACTCAGCTGCAGGAAATTGCAGATATGGTTGAACAACTGTTTCATGTTTTAATATCACAGAGCGAAAAATATAAAAAGGTTCTGATGCCCGGTTATACGCATCTTCAAATAGCCATGCCTTCTTCTTTTGGATTATGGTTTGGTGCTTATGCAGAAAGCCTGGTAGACGATATGATGTTTTTGCAGGCAGCATTTAAAATGTGTAACCGCAATCCACTTGGGTCTGCTGCCGGTTATGGATCTTCTTTTCCTTTAAACCGAACCCTTACAACAAATCTTTTAGGCTTCGACTCTATGAACTACAATGTGGTTTATGCGCAGATGGGGCGCGGAAAGATGGAAAGAAATGTAGCTTTTGCCCTTGCAAGTATTGCGGGCACAATCTCAAAACTGGCTTTTGATGCTTGTATGTTTAACAGTCAGAACTTCAACTTTGTGAAGTTGCCTGATGAATGTACAACAGGTTCAAGCATTATGCCACACAAAAAGAATCCGGATGTATTTGAACTTACCCGTGCCAAATGCAACAAGATTCAATCATTACCTCAACAAATCATGATGATTGCCAATAATCTGCCTTCGGGATATTTCAGAGATCTGCAGATTATAAAAGAAGTCTTTATTCCTGCTTTTCAGGAATTGAAAGATTGTCTTCACATGACAACTTATATCATGAACGAAATTAAAGTCAACGAACATATTCTTGACGATGATAAATACCTTCTTATCTTCAGTGTTGAAGAGGTAAACCGTCTTGCTGCGGAAGGAATGCCTTTCCGTGACGCTTATAAGAAAGTGGGACTGGATATCGAAGCAGGTAAATTTACTCACGGAAAGACAGTTGATCATACACACGAAGGAAGTATAGGCAATCTGTGCAACGAAAAAATATCTTTGTTAATGCAGAATATTGTTGACGGATTCAACTTCGATAAAATGATTCAGGCTGAAAAAGACCTTTTAGGAAGATAA